From the Hordeum vulgare subsp. vulgare chromosome 1H, MorexV3_pseudomolecules_assembly, whole genome shotgun sequence genome, the window ATCTACTTCCCCAAAAGCTGTCTGAAAAGGCGATATCTGGCTCCAAGTGCAACATGTGTGCTAATTTTACGCGAACATACGATACACCTATATAATGACCTAAAGCGTACTGTATGTTTAGCTGGCTACATGTTTCAGAATCATTCTGACTAGGATTCACATCTACTTTTGTATTCCATAGGAGCAACCGCTTGTCATCCCGGTAACTTTTGATTCAGGCCGTGAATCAGTTCCCGATTATTATGGCGCTTTTGCGTTGTCCTGATGCGATTTGCGCCCAAACTCAGTCGGGTACTTCCATGAACTTTCCTATGATCCGGAGTGCAgtacaacaaacaaacaaaaaacagtTTTTGCAGGCGACCTGCATTTGATGCGTCAACACGACACCTCGCCCCTGCAGCCTCGCACGCTTTGGGGCAGAGAAGAGCCAACCACTGGTAGTACTGAAAGAGGGGGAATCAGCTGTGCATAATGCACGTCAATTCAGAATCCACACATGTGTGCGCAGGTCAATCAAGGTCACTAATTAACTCCAGTTATACTGTATGTCGCATCACCACTAATTGACTATAGTAACAGAAGTATGAACGCCTGAGCTGTAAAACGGGGTGGCGGTAAGTTCTGGGAGCCTGCCTGAATTCCGAAAACCGGTACTACGCGGCCGATGGATGATGATGATAAATTTAACTTTTTTTTAGGGGGGTGATGATAAACTTAATTAATCGGCTGGACCCAAGGGGCCGGCTAAGCTCGGATCTTGGTGACAGCGGAGTGAGTCCATATTCAAAACCAAAGCCCATATGAAACAAGGCTCCGCTTTCGAACCTCCTCCGTCGACCGTCGCCGCTGCCGCTCCTACAGAAGAATAACGCATCACCACGATACGCCTGGCACACGGGAACGACACGTTTGGTTAGCGGTTTAATAATAGACTAGCCGCGAAGCGAAACGgaacggaaaaaagaaaaagcaaGTGCGGAGTGCGAAAGGGTTTGGCGGCTGCTTGGGCGCGCGACAAGCGCCGGCGGGGGTTTTGGAATGGCGTGCCTCGGACGACCTTCTCGCCGCCTCTCCACCCTTTTCCCGCTCGctcgctcctcctcctctatATAAACGGGTACGCTGCCTGTCACTTCCTCCCTCCCCAATCCAgcgcctctcctctccctcctcccctccGGCCATCTCCGCCGCCAACATCGCTAGCTAGCTTAACAATCCCGGCAATCAACTTCTTTAGCCAGCTCCCTGTTTTGCTCGCCACCATTCCTGTTCTAGCGAGTTTCTGGAGCTCGTGACCGGAGGATAATGAGCGTGAATCCTGGAGGCTGCTACACCGTATTCATCGCCGCGTCGCCGCTGGACCTCGAGAAGCCCAACAAGAGCTTCTACTTCTGGATCTTCCAAATCTTCAACCGATACGATTACTGCCTCTCCACCTGACTCCATTCCCTTAATTTCCTTCCTTCCTTCGCCACGATTCTAGATTTCTAGTGTCCTGCCTCGAGTATTTGTGATCGGCAGTTGACGCTATATATACgactatacatacatacataccgtTATTAGGTAGTCAGGCAGTGCAAGCACAAGCTTAAGTAGCATCATCTGCTCCTCCTGGGTTTGGGCTGGGTTACTGTTGGATCGAACTGCCCAAGATATTTGAATTGGCTGCAAGTTTCACACGAGCAACAACAACCAGCATGGGCACCATGACTCTGCCGCCCGGCTTCAGGTTCCACCCCACCGACGACGAGCTCGTCGGCTACTACCTCAAGCGGAGGGTCGACAACCTCAAGATCGAGCTCGAGGTCATCCCCGTCATCGACCTCTACAAGTGCGAGCCATGGGAGTTGCCAGGTACATAAACATTGCATCTTGTAGTATCTCATTCATTCTCTATTTCAGCATGTCGCGGTTTTGCCACACATTCATTCATGCTTGGACTGACAGAAGAGAGCGTGCGAGAGAGTTGAATTTTAGCCATGTCAAACAGCAAAGTATTTACCTTGAGATTCCACCCGTGAATAGAAAATTCATTTGATAATAATTTGCCGTCCTCGAATAGCATAATTCTTTTATAAAAAGAATCTGCCCTCCAAATTGCATGCTAGCTAGCGAGCACACATGAAAAGGGACTTTGTGAAGGAGGCATCCGGCCTCATATATTCTCCATAACTTAGGCCGGTTACAGATGAGTCATTTCCCCGCCTTTTCCCAAAGAAACTTGTTCTCCAAATCAGCACAGCCACCCCTCTTACTTTTGGCATATTCTCTGCAGCCAACCACAGTAATCAGGACACAGTTAACCTCTGGCATGCCTAACCTTCTCTGCACTCAACTGTACAAATTAACTAGCTATAGTTTGTGCAGTGGTCAATGTGAATGAGAATGCTGAGATTCAGAGTTGTGTTGTGTGTGTTTGGTTACTTTTCAGAGAAGTCGTTCCTGCCCAAGAGGGACCTGGAGTGGTTCTTCTTCGTGCCGCGGGACCGCAAGTACCCCAACGGGTCGCGCACCAACCGGGCGACCACCACGGGCTACTGGAAGGCCACCGGCAAGGACCGCAAGGTGTCGTGCGACGGCGGCGCCGTGTGCGGCGTCAGGAAGACGCTGGTGTTCTACAAGGGCCGGGCCCCCGGCGGCGAGCGCACCGACTGGGTCATGCACGAGTACCGCCTCTGCCAGGACCTCCTCCACGGCGCGTCCAACTTCATCGGCGCCTACGCGCTCTGCCGCGTCATCAAGCGCACCGAGGCCGGCCTCCTGCACGGCGACGCGGCAGCCAAGGCGAAGCCATGCCACCAGCAGATGACCAAGGTCGGGAGCAGCTCGTCCCTGGTCACCACGGACCAGCAGCTGGGCTCCCTCACGCCCAGCCCTCCGCGCCTCGACATCGTCGGCAACGCCTTCCAGCTCCACACCTCCCCGTCTCCTCTGTACGGAGGGGAGGTGGTGTCCGGCATGGGTGCGCCTCTGGGGTTCCCGCAGCAGGACGCCGCCGCCACATTCTTCGTCGACGCCGACCTCGCCGGCGCAGGCGAGACGACGCAGTCGCACATGCCTTTCTTCGGAGACATGGGCGTGGTCTCGGACCACGAGCTCAGATGGGACACCTTGCCGCCCTACGCCAACAACACCttctccaccaccgccgtcgccggtACGTGCAGTGTGCACTGCTCTGCTTCGCGAGCTCGACCAGCTCTTGAACCCTCCGTCGCCATTTTTGCCTGAGTTCTATCTCAATgtatatgcatgtccttgtgcaggCGCGGCGGAGCTCTGGAACCCGGCGGCACCGAACGCCGCCGCCCCGATGCTGTGCAGGGAGGAGAGCGACGACCTGGCGGCGTTTTTCTCGTCCTTGGACGAGAACAACATGGTGGTCTACTGAAGCTCCCATTTCACACCCAAGAAAAAGATGGTAGAAGTAATTTCGGCAACAGAGGAAATAATTGATTACGGAAACCTAATTGCTCTCGGCAACGGCGGTATATTTTTAGCCAGTGTACGGGGTCGTATACCGTATGTGTCagcgtatgtgtgtgtgtgtgtgtgtgtcttggaTTCGGAGTGACGGCCTATTTTAGCACTGTCTTCGCTCGCTGTGGCACGACACTTCCATCTCATTACTGTGGTTCAGTCTCTCtgctagctgctgctgctgcaattAACGCAGCAATATGTTGTACTCCCTTTCTTTCCGATTTGCTATAATATAAGTACTTATAACCTTCTTTAGAAAATGGACCATTGTTTGTGCGAGCATGTAATTTTTTAGCATTTGTGCTAAAAATGCGAGCGAAATCGTTGTGTTGACCCTTTCATCAGAGTTTAGCACCATTTGAACCCTCTTTAAAACTTTACCACTATCTGACCTTTTTTTGGTGACACAGCCCATCTTGGCATTTGCGGTGCGAACATTTTTTTTAACAAGGCAAAAGACCTTTTTTATTAATTAAGAAAAAAGGTTTACACATAGACCCTCAAGCGAGGATAATATAATTACTTTCACGACATTATTACAATACTCAAGTATGCAACCCTCGCCAAAGCCCAAAGTTCCTCCTCCTTAATCTTCATCACAATCATCATCCTCGGGACATTGAGGTTGTGGAAGACTCTAGCATTTCGCTCTTTTTTAAATTTTTCATGCAACAAGCATCGTTAAAGAGAAGATGACTTTTCGATGATGAACCCTCGAACTAGCCATCACCGTCCACCGCTCCTTCATAGAGGCCAAAAAGGAATCATGATGTGTTGGATCCCAAGCCAGGAATGACACATGTAGCGGTAGTGACAAATGAGGTGCACATCGAACTCTTAGACCTGCTTACAAAGAGGGCACAATCCATAATTTGCCATCCTAACGCAGCAATCGATCGACTGTCCAGACTCTATCCTATTGCGGTGCTAACAACTATTAGACTGGCCAATGTAAAGTATCATACGTATATTACTATCATATAGGGAAATGCAATTCGGCTCTTGGAGGATATGCTCCTGCACATCCAAAATGTTTTCTGCAAATGTtcgaaaaaattgaaaaaaatatatGTGTTCATTGTCACACCAAAATGCTACCTACAAATATTTAGAGGGTAAGCTTAAGCATTTTGTCTTGCACAAAATAAACAACTTAAACCCCAAATCTTATATCCAAATGTttcacatattttttcttttttttcatcgaCGAAGCATTACTATCCCGTTTCGCATGAAAATTATCGAGCACGCTTGTTACACTAACAAGAACATCtacaaaaaatcagaatttttaaAAGTTATTTAATATTTTATTTGAATTTACTGTTCATCAGGAGCACGTGCACGGTGCACCCTAGAGCTAAAACAGTTCTTCACTATCGTATGATACTATATTCACAATGCATAATTTTATAACTTAATATCGTAAAAAtcacatttattgacatgcatgatacaaAATTTAATATGATGTGTTATCGTATTATATCATATAATGATACTCAACTTATTTAGTTATGCGCAACCTCAACTAAAGTGTCTATTTGATACGCATGATACTATTTGTGATGCTTTTATTGTGACCAGTCTTACAATCTTCAAGACTCCTGACAGAGATGTGGTTAAATGTGAGTTGCACACCCGCAAAAAGAAAATGTTAGTTGCAGACTTCCAGTAGTGGGCAAACAGAAACGGCTTCGAACAGAGTGATGCATGTGCTGACGTGGTGGTGACTTGGCATGGCGTGAAGTCGATGAAAGTGCCATGGCATGAAATCTGATGAAAGTGCACTGTGCAACTGAAGGAGGAAGAAAAGGGAAGACGTCTCGCCTCAGGCATGATTGACAGGAAGAACATATGCCCGCTCTAGACAAGAAAATGTGGCCACCGTCATTCCAAGAATCACCTCCATCTTAAGACTATTTAGGAGATAAAAGTCAAGAGGACGGCGCCCCGCATTTTGCTCACAGATTTTAACCGAGTAGTGGGTTTTGTCCGAATACAGACCTTTATTCTGGGCCTTTTTGAAATCTGAAAAGAAAGTGAAAATTTGTTGTCATGTCATTCCATGCCTCGGTGGTACTCCCGTCCCATGATTTTGCCCGTCCATAATCTAGAGCATAAGCTGACCGTAATGAAAAATATTATATATTAGTATTATACATATAATACTGGTGTATGATAATGCTTCTGTAATGCATAATATtctttttgtttttaaatataagtttttcaaAGATTTCAataaaggactacatacgaagcaaaatgagtgaatatacactctaaagtatgtctatatacattcgtatgtgatTCTTTAATGAAACCTCAAAAAAGacatatatttaaaaacgaagaaaGTATCATAGGTTAGTATCTATTGTCTTATTAATTATCATGCGTGACACAAAGTAGTATGACATTTAATATGATCTTTTTTTCCTCATTTAATGGtatatacatatcatcaaaaaagACTAGTTGGCATTCATGATGCTGCTTATGATACTTCTATTACGACCAGCCTAATGATTATCAGACCTGACCTCTATTAAGCAGGTCTTGAGACTAATCTTGAGAATGTCAAAATCATGGACTATCCTATCCCCACAGTTGAGTGGAGCAAGGCTCATGGCCTTCTCGATCCAATTAGCCAGGTTTCTTCAACATCCTTTGTTGCTCCGAGTGGTTGAGCTCGTGCGCTGATGTGGATCAAAAGTTCAAAACCGCCGAAGCTGACTACTCAACACCTACTCCGAAGAAGCGTGATGCTGGAAATAAAATGTAGCTGCTCATCCTGACACCAACCTGCGATGTCGCCTCCTCTGAAGATAGGGAGGCCAACACAGCCCCAGCACACCTACGTTCTTTGATTCATTTCCCTATTTCTCGCCTCTATGGAAGATGTAATAAGCCAGAatattttttttgaccggctaccgtagggaatcaccccacagtCTTTTCTATTAATCCCACAAAAAGAGTTTGTATGTACAAAAGGGAGGGAAAGAATATACAAAAAAATAGAAGTGAGGGGAGGGGGGTGTATGAGAtacatacaaacctcaaggaggtaaaaatgctatccatctaaggagatcatccctaaaactaggtTTAATCCTGTGAGCTAGGAGAGAAATATCATGAATAAAGCTAGACCTCTATTTTTTGAACCTGGGTTGCTGATGATGGAAAACTTTGGCATTTCtcacagtccagatgttccagcaAGCGATTAATACAACTTCAGGGAAGAAGGGATGATGAAAGTctcttcttgcagctaaagaagtaGTCCACATGGAATTTCCCTGCCATGATATTTGAAGATAATTCCAGATCCTGGTAGTGAAAAGGCAGTTGAAAAACAGATGATCTATGTCCTCTTTGGTCctggcatggcatagaacacatagatttgaatcagacacattccagtgacgcctctccagcatatcttgagtgttgagtctgtccatgatcagtaaccaggcaaacatcttaattttCATAGTGCAGCAGCTCTTCCAGATCCAGCTGAGCAAGGGGTTTGGTATGATGGGCTGGTGGATATGGAGATAATAGTTCTTGGCAGTGTAAGCCTTAGAATCTTTACTCGAGAGCCAGACATCATCAACATTTTGGTTTATAGCAATGTCCTGAAGCAGAGTGTTGACAGTATCTAGTTCTCGATAGGCTTGTTCAGAGAGAGGTAAGTGGAACATGGAAAGCATACTGTTCTCTTGGAAAGCATGGAAAACTTCCTCAGcagtgcaaaaagaatcaataacAAAAGAGAACAGTCTCTGGAACCTAGAAGCCAGAGACCTGGTAGAATCtccaatcaaccaggaatcagaccaaaacaagaatgTATCACCTCTATTGGGTTTAACATATGTCACAGTTCTGAAATTATCCAGACGCTTGCAGATGTctttccaccaaaaggaaccacaaagtgaGGTACCTTGGGGAACTGTGTTATGGTAATATGTGTTCCAAATTAGCTTGACCCAGGGTATATCAGCTTTGTTCAAGAATTTTTCTACATGTTTGAGCAGCAGGGCCTCAttctgtgttggaattatgccctagaggcaataataaatatagttattattataattcctgtatcaagataatcgtttattatccatactataattgtattgaatgaagactcatttacatgtgtggatacatagacaaaacactgtccctagcaagcctctagttggctagccagttgatcaaagatagtcagtgtcttctgattatgaacaaggtgttgttgcttgataactggatcacgtcattaggagaatcacgtgatggactagacccaaactaatagacgtagcatgttgatcgtgtcattttgttgctactgttttctgcgtgtcaagtatttgctcctatgaccatgagatcatataactcactaacaccggaggaatactttgtgtgtatcaaacgtcacaacgtaactgggtgactataaagatgctctacaggtatctccgaaggtgttcgttgagttagtatggatcaagactgggatttgtcactccgtgtgacggagaggtatctcggggcccactcggtaatacaacatcacacacaagccttgcaagcaatgcgacttagtgtaagttgcaggatcttgtattacggaacaggtaaagagacttgccggtaaacgagattgaaataggtatgcggatactgacgatcgaatctcgggcaagtaacataccgaaggacaaagggaatgacatacgggattatatgaatccttggcactgaggttcaaacgataagatcttcgtagaatatgtaggatccaatatgggcatccaggtcctgctattggatattgaccgaggagcctctcgggtcatgtctacatagttctcgaacccgcagggtctgcacacttaaggttcgacgttgttttatgcgtatttgagttatatggttggttaccgaatgttgttcggagtcccgcatgagatcacggacgtcacgagggtttccggaatggtccggaaacgaagattgatatataggatgacctcatttgattaccggaaggttttcggtcaGGCCGGGCGTTCGGGTTTACCCGAAAATTCGGGTCGGGTTTCTCGGGTTAAAACGAATTCGGGTTTCGTAAACTAGTTCCCGAATTTTAACCAAAAAATATGCTACCCGACAGTTCGGGTTCGGTTTTCCCTAAATGCCCGAAACACACATGTGTGACAAAAATGACAGCAAACTCTGAAAAATTGGACATCATTTCTGTAGCAATTCTGGACATTTTCGGCAGCATTTCTGTGTCTTATTTAGACAGCACAACATAGAAACAAATGACAGCAGTTTTatagaaaaaaaataagcaaacagaaaaatacaaaatttcggcagcacttctacTGTATTTCAGCATAAAAACAGCAACAGTTCAACATGATATAAAAACAGTAGCAGTTCTACAGAATATTAAAGTTCAGAGAACTTGAACAAGTGCAACACACACAGAAGTTTCAAAACATTAGACATGCCAATGCCCAATACTCCAATAGGCCATAAAGGCATAAACATAAGTTTCAAAAGCCATTCCAATGCTCCAAGCTCCAAGCTGCcacatgaggaaattgctcttgatcATTGTCCAATGCTCCAAGATGCcacatgaggaaattgctcttgcattTGTCATCTTAGAATTGCTTTGGCATGGATTGGAACCTACAAACAGCCACACATAGCTACATAAATAGACATAGTAGTTGTTCGTATCAACAAAGAGAGGGCAGAACATATATTAACATGCTATTTGTAATATAGACATGGTTTTATCACCTTCAAGGTTTGGATATGGACATGCTTACACCAGATTTGGAAGTTGTTGCCTTGCTTTTATCACCTTTTCCTTTGGCCTTGTGCAGCCcaccaaattcctcaattaaCTCTATATGAATGGTACGATAAATAAAATGAACAAGTATGCTAAAGTGGTTGTATGGAACAATataacacaaacacaaaaagaacaaGGGAATATTTTACCTTTCTCCATAATGGCTAATTCCTCCATATTCTCTTGGATGTCAATAGGAGTACCCCTCTTTAGCCAATCTTGAGCACACACGAGAGCTTCCAACATGAACGGAGTGAGTGAGGTGTGAAAGTCATCTAATATGCGTCCACTTGTGCTAAAAGCCGACTCCGAAGCTACCGATGTGATGGGTATAGCAAGCACATCACGTGCCAAGTGACCCAAGACAGGAAATCGAAGAGCGTTGAGCTTCCACCAACCAAGAATATCGAGCTTTGTGTCTCCATCTTCGGTATCTTCAGCAAGGTATTTCTCAAGTTCAGATTTGACATTGGTGCTTGCACCATTGTTCATCTTCAGCTTCTTGGCAATGACATCCTTCAACATGCCTCCTCTACCTCCCTTTGCTACGGTTCTATCATCCACGTCGGCAGTTCCTTCAACCGGAGCATACATCTTGCTGTATTCTTCAAATAGATCATTAACACAAGACTTAAGTGCTGCCCAAACAAGCTGTCCATTTTTCTGTCCAAATATTTCATCAATGACTGCATTTGTGTACAAAGATAATTTGTATCTTGGATCAAGAACAGCCGCAACAAAAATCAGCAAGTTaatgttctccttctccttatccttccctTTTCCCTTAGCCATACCCATACTCTCTTTTGTGTTGACGTGCCAAAGTCCCCAATACTTGTCAAATTTATCTTTCATCCTATGGCCCATAGCAACTTGCAAAGTATCTGTACTATCCAACCAAGTTTGAATCAACAAACGAATTTCCGCAATCTCATGAAAGTAAGTAGTGGAAGTGACATTGAGAGTAGAAGACACACGCTTTGTAATATCATAAAAATGCTCCAGAAATTCCTCCATCTTCTTTGAATTCTCCCAATCCGTTTCTTCGGGGCAACCAAACCCATCATTGAGCTCAGATAAATCATACTTGTAAGTCAAGTCTTCTTCACCTAACCTTATGAACACCTTTTCAAAAACATTAGCAGCTTGAAGCATGAGATAAGTGGAGTTCCATCTTGTTGGAACATCAATCTTTAGAAATGCCTTGTTGTCCACCTTCTCTTCATCCACAATTTCCTTAAACTTGACTACTCTTGTGCCACCATTTCTAATATATCTCATAGCAGCTCTCACACGTTTGACAGAGATGTCAACTTCCTTTAGACCATCTTGCACAATCAGGTTGAGAATGTGTGCagcacacctcatgtgcataaacTTGCCCTCTGCTATGTTGCTAGATATTTTGTTCAGTTGCTTCCTCAAGAACACGATGCCACCATCATTTGCACTAGCATTATCAACTGTTACGGTCATTACTCTCTCCATACCCCATTCAGCCATGCATTTCAGCAAGTTCTTCCCAATATCATCACCCTTGTGCCCCTTGACTAGAAAGAAATTGATGACTTTCTTGTGCAAAATCCAATTTTCATCAATAAAACTAGCTGTCACAGTCATGTACCCATCTAGCTGCTGAGATGTCCACCAATCAGTTGTAAGACTAACCCTTTGACAAGAATCTTTCAAAAATTTcttcaacttggctttctcttTGAAGAAACAACGAACAACATCTCTAGTGCaagttcttcttgatggcggattGAAACGAGGGCATGCCTTGGACATGAATTTCCTAAAGCCAGGCTTCTCACCAAAAGCAAAGGGTAGCTCATCTTCGATTACCATCTCCGCAAATGCTTCCTTGAGAGCTTCAGCATCAAACTTCTAAGTGGTTggggcttccccttgagttgctTGTAGAGTATTTTGACTTGGATCTTTATTGAACTTGTGAGGATTGCGCTTGCACACATTGAAGTGCCTCTTCAAGGCCGTTGTACCATATTTCTTCGACTCAGCCTTAATTACACGCGAGCAATACTTGCACTTTCCAGCTTTCACCACCTTGCCATCAAAGATCTTGATGAAGTGTTGCCAATACTCTGACCTTGGTTCCATCTCTTTCCTTCCCTGTCCTTTTTATTTCTCGGGTTCCTTGTCCACATCAATGACCACATTTTCACTGCCTTGCCCTTGCTCATGTACATGCGCAGATTGCTCTGTTTCTGGCTGTGAAGCTGAACCAGAATTGAACTCCTGTGATGGCTGGTTTCTTTCGTAATCCATGGGCACAATTGAATTTTCCGCTTCTACGGGATCAGTCATCTATAAGACATGTAGACAAAAAAAATTGTCAAACAGACCGCAAATAAGCAAGATTTATACTTTAGACTAGAATAAATAAGATTTATATTGATTTATACTTTAGACTAGAACATTGGGTTGGATTCATGATATACAAACAACAGGAAGGAGGGAGAGGGATGAGAGATTTACATTGGTTGTTGATTCGTCTGTCATTCGGTTGGCAGCAGGCAGGGAAGCACACAGTGCACTAGTGCAGCAGACTCAGAGTCGGAGGAGGAGCCGTGCAGGGTCACTCGGTCAGCAACTCAGCACTCAGGCAAGGCACCAGATGACCAGACAAGGAGGAGGATCCGTGCAGGACTTGGACTGCAGCACAGGGTCAGCGACTTGGACAGGGTCGTCGTGGACTCGTGGCCTTGAGCCTGACTTCGGCGTCGCCACGGTCAGCGACCAACTGCTGGCGCCAGGCCGGTGGGGGTTGATGTAGGGGCTGCACGGCAAGGTGGATCTACGCCACGGCAGTACGACACGGCAAGAGCAGAGCCGCCGCGGACAACAGATGAGGAGGAGGCGACACGGCTTGATCCTGCAGgcctggacggcgtcagatgggcGCCGCGCTGTCGCGGAGTCGCGGTCGCGGAGTCGCGGTCGCGGAGTCGCCGTGGCCCTCGCCCTGCGCGTGCGTCTTTCCTGGCGGCTGGGATTGGGAGAGGCAGGCGGAGTGGGGAGTGGCCCCGAGTGCCGAGTGGGGGTGGGGCTAGGTGCGAGAAAACCTAGCAGGGTAAGGGATTGGGGCATTGGGCCGCCTCGGTGAAAATTTTGGCTGGGCCTTCGCCGCTCCGCGTTTGCGACTTTGCGTGTCTCAGACATTATTCGGGATATTCGGGCAGTTCGGGTTTCATAAGGTGTAACCCGAGATTTTCTAAATAAATTCGGGTTTCCAAATCTGTTTCCCGATTTAGTGTTCGGGATTTTCGGGTTCGGGCTCGGGTAATTCGGGTTCGGGCTTCGGGTAACGGGTTTTATGCCCGACCtgagttttcggagttaccaagaatgtaccgggaatgacgaatgggttccgggagtacaccggggggggggggggggcaacccaccccggggaagcccataggcct encodes:
- the LOC123410903 gene encoding NAC domain-containing protein 86-like, giving the protein MGTMTLPPGFRFHPTDDELVGYYLKRRVDNLKIELEVIPVIDLYKCEPWELPEKSFLPKRDLEWFFFVPRDRKYPNGSRTNRATTTGYWKATGKDRKVSCDGGAVCGVRKTLVFYKGRAPGGERTDWVMHEYRLCQDLLHGASNFIGAYALCRVIKRTEAGLLHGDAAAKAKPCHQQMTKVGSSSSLVTTDQQLGSLTPSPPRLDIVGNAFQLHTSPSPLYGGEVVSGMGAPLGFPQQDAAATFFVDADLAGAGETTQSHMPFFGDMGVVSDHELRWDTLPPYANNTFSTTAVAGAAELWNPAAPNAAAPMLCREESDDLAAFFSSLDENNMVVY